The Taeniopygia guttata chromosome 9, bTaeGut7.mat, whole genome shotgun sequence genome segment GGAGCTGGATGAGAATCCCAAGGTGGATTTTTGGGTCGTGCCCCTCTCCAGGAGCCCCGTACCTGTGTGTTTGCGGGAGTGGGTGATGAGCGAGCTGGACACGGCGAAGGCTTTGCCGCAGCTGTCGCACACGTAGGGCTTCTCGCCGGTGTGCCGCCGCACGTGGTACGTCAGCGTGCTGGCCTGAGCGAAGCGCTGCCCGCAGCGGTCACACACGTACGGCTTCTCCCCGCTGTGCTTCCTGCAACGACACCAGGAGTGGCACCACGCTGAGGGACAGCCACAGGGAGGGCTCTGTGCCCTGATTGTCCTGCCACTGCTCCCACAGCCACAGgggcagctctgtcccctgATCCTCCTGCCACCGCTCCCAACAGCCACAGGGACGGCTCTGTCCCaatcctcctgctctgccccaaCAGCCACAGGGATGGCTCTGTCCCGTTTCTCCTGTCACTGCCCCAACAGCCACAGGGACAGCTCTGTCCCAATCCTCCTGCCACTGCCCCAACAGCCACAGGGACGGCTCTGTCCCCTGATCCTCCTGCCACTGCCCCAACAGCCACAGGGGCGGCTCTGTGTCCTGATCCTCCTGCCACTGCTCTGACAGCCACAGGGACGGCTCTGTCCCCTGATCCTCCTGCCACTGCCCCAACAGCCACAGGGGCGGCTCTGTGTCCTGATCCTCCTGCCACTGCTCTGACAGCCACAGGGACGgctctgtcccctgctgctcctgccactgcTCCGACAGCCACAGGGGCGGCTCTGTGCCCTGATCCTCCTGCCACTGCCCCAACAGCCACAGGGGCGGCTCTGTCCCCTGATCCTCCTGCCACTGCCCCAACAGCCACAGGGACGGCTCTGTGCCCTGATCCTCCTGCCACCACtcccacagccacagggacggctctgtcccctgctctgccccaacAGCCACAGGGACGGCTCTGTCCCCTGATCCTCCTGCCACTGCCCCAACAGCCACAGgggcagctctgtcccctgATCCTCCTGCCACCGCtcccacagccacagggacggctctgtcccctgctgctcctgccaccgCTCCGGGGTACAGCTGAGCACAACTGAGCTGGCATGAGCACGCAGGTCCTGTGGGCAACACTCACGGCCTGCTCCCCCTGCCACTGGCACATCCGTGGTTCAGCTGAACTGAACCACAGGCCCAGCCCGTGGGAACTCAGCATGCTTTAGGGTGCTGAAATATAAGATGATGATTCCTTACATGGGAGATTTCTATGGGAATATCATTCCTGCCAAAGTTGCTAAAAGCCCCATGCACACGGCAGTCAAAACTTCTCTCACTTCCCATTTCCTCTCTGATGCTACAAGTAGTTTAAAGGAAAGATACCAGACTCAGGCTATACATTCATCCAGCACAAATCTCCTCCTTAATGAGCAACTACATCCACACAATTACTCTGTTAGGCATTGTGAGAGAAGCCCCACAAGAAAAGAAGTAGATATCACTTTCATGTGTAACTCTTACTCACACCAGAGTAAATGCTGTTTAAATAAACCCAAGGATAAGCACGTGCAGGATCTCACTTGTGCCTACCTGGCGTGGATCTTCAGGTTGCTCGAGGTTGCAAACTGCAGGTTGCAGACATCACATTTGTAAGGCTTCTCCTCTCCATGGTGCATCCGGCTGTGGAACACCAGCTGGCACTTCTGGGCAAAGCCTTTGTCACAGAGTTCACACTTGTATGGCTTCTCCCCTGGTGAAAAACAACACCCTTGTGCTCTCTGTATTTACATAAGAAAGCTTTGCAATCCATGACCTGACCAAAGCTCAGGTGTCTCTTCTAATACTTCTTACAAATAACATCTTGGAAAATCCTGTAATCAGTCCACTGAAGTGGAATGTGCTAGAGCACAGAGGATAACAGGACTATTTTTTAACACATTATgtttgggagggaaaaaaaaagtaataatgtTTTTAATAGTGCCAGCTTCTCCACATTATTTTAAGAATGCTGCCACTTCAGCTTCAGACGTTTCAGATGTTCAGAATAACAGACTCCTCTCTAGCTACTGAAACTATGATTTAGtactgaaaaatgcagaaacattTAATGTTATTTGGGTCTACCCCTGCATGCACAGTGACAGCAGACAAAATTTCAAGAGGAAGAAGTCAGAATCTTTCTAGTGCTGCACTCCCAGGCTGTGTGTGATCCCAGACCTCCACAGCCCATGAGACTTGGCCAGTGGCTTACCTGTGTGAGTTCTTACATGAGTTTTCAACTGATTGCACTGGGTGAAGGCCTTCCCACAGAGCTGGCACACGTAGGGCTTGACCCCTTTGTGTATCCTCATGTGCCGACGGAGGCTGCTGGCTTCGGAGAACACCTTCCCACAGGTGTTGCACACCGGCTTGGCTTTGGAGAACTTCTGGTCCAGCTCCTCCCCCGAGCTCTCCAGCTGGTAAGTGCTCTTGTCACTGGCTATGTTGGACATGCAGTGCTCCTtcagggcacagctctgctgaggctTTCCCCGTTTCTGTTTGGCTGCCATGCTCTGGGCCAGGATATCCTGTGCCGCCAGCGTTTCGCTCTCCACCACCGCCGCCAGCTGCAGCTCCGAGTTGtcgctgccctgggctgcctgCTCTGTTATGTGTGTGGCCAGCTTGTTTGCATCTAAAAACATCTCAAAGGACGTGTTCTCAGCCACCTCGTTCTGATATTGGAGGGATTTATTCTCCGTGCTTTTGGGGGGGCTGAAATTCTTCTTTCGCTTTTTGGGTTGTGGAGATTTCTTTTCTAAAGCTGCTTTCTTTGCCTGTGGTggaaccagctctgctgcagcagcatcttccttctcctcccgaTTGTTGTAATCTCGGAGAGTCAGGAGGCAGGTCTGCTGGTTCATTTCAACATTCCCGGTGATACTGGATGTCTCTGTGGAAGAGGGATTAGCAATAAAAGCAAAGTCCTCCATCTTGATCTTGCATTTAGTGACCACTTCTTCTACTTTGAGATAGTCAGCAGCCTGGTGAATCTCTTTAACATTCCAGCTGCAAGGAAACAAGACTTGGATGAAACATTCTGGACAAAGTAAACATTTGTTCTGCATCAACTGTATCACAAAcagacacagagctgcagaagaGTTACACTGTCGTAAAATGTAACTTTGAGAACACACAGTAACATTTAATTTCTTGGAGCTGTAGTACCACAAGGCTCTAAAATGTCAATTATTCCTGAACTGCAGGTCTGTGTCTAGTGGGGTCTACAGACCCTCAAACTGGGGATTTTATTTTAGTTACATGCCTCTTGTAGAATTTTAAGTTAAAAGTCAACTTGTAAGTTGCTGAGGGCTGGACATGGGCTTGTTGGTCCAAACAGCTCTGAAATAACAGCACAAAGGggtaaaacactggaaaataaaatatataaaatactatTTCATAAACCTTCTGGCCAAGATCTCAGGTAATTCACTAGCAGTGCATTCACCTCAGCACTCCCATGGCAGGTGAATAAAACATtaatcttgttttaaaaaacaattttcaaaCAGTCTTAATTCTGTATCAGCTGCACACAGAAACTAGTAATACCAAGGAAATCCTCATTTAAACCACTACACtctatttttcagtttctgccACACATGCCTTGATGGAAAAAATCATCTGGAATAGGTGGCAACATGTACCATGAGTGCATTTATGGACTTACAGCACTTTAAAGAGAGATTCACAGTAAACAACCTCATTCTAACAATAAACAACTTGCCACAATTGCTCCCCATATGAGTACAACTGTTTCGGTATCTTGTACTATGTGAGTGCTGGGTTCAAAGTCCCTTCCTGATGTCACCCACCACCTCTGAGGACAGCAGACTTTGCAGGCAGCTCCATCAATCCCTGAAGGGTCACAGGACAAAATGACAGGTGTCACCTACAGCCAAATAGTTCTCTATGGGCAAGAAAGGTATTTTCACCTTCCTTGGTACcttcaccttcctcctccttcagaGAGCCACCTGctcagaaaatgcagaaacCCTCCTGCTGCAGTCCCAGATGGACATCATGAACCCTGCACAGTTCTGCTCACACCTAACTGGCAAAGCACCAATCACTaacttcagctctgctgctgttaaTGCCTGTagctaattttaaaaacccctcTGTATCTGTGTACTTAAATTATTGAGTGTGAGTTTTGACACTTCAGAAACGAAAAGTTTTAAGCCTGCATCTGACATCAGACATTgagaaagaagtaaaaatcCTGGACTTGGTACATCCTTCATGAGAGACAAATCTCTTTTGCTGAGAAAAAGgcactgcaaagaaaaaagcatcCTCATTGTATGTGAAGCAGCACAACAGGCACAAAATCAATGCAGTAATGAGGGGAAACACTTTTTCTGTGACTTCTTTTAGGCAATGcaatataaaattttaagtaGCAGATCATGCAAATTCTAACAAATGTGACTTAAAACTGTGCCTATCTTCACCCATCCCTCAGACTTAAGTTTCTACCACATCCACAGTTCctgtgtttctgaaaaaaaagactACGGTAATTCACCCCCAGACACACACTTGTCCTTCACTCTCCTGGTAATCATGCAGGATGTTTAATCTCCCCCAAAGCAGACAGAAACAGCAGGAGACTGAAACTAACAATTAGTGAAATATCAGACAACACACCTTTATTTTGGCACTCACATGTCATGTGGTatttcaaagcaaacaaacacaggAACTTCAAGTTGTTAATATTCATTAAATCCATCTATTTGTTTCTCCAGATGTTATTACAAAAAATCCATCTCTGCCTTACCACAAAGTTTATTTCCCTATTCCCCTTTAACAGCATGTTACCTGTCAAGGTTTAAGTTTCCTGTGTAAATAAATTCCAGGAGCTTTTGGAATCCATCAGCTTTCACTTGAGTCTGATCCAAGACAACGTTGTTGTCAGTTGCGTCTCTGTAAAAGGCCCCGAAATACTCGCTGAAGGAGGCAAGCACATTCCTGTGTGCTTTGAACTGGAATTCCCCGATGACCACGGTGCAGTCGCAGAGGAATCCGGCCTCTCGCTGCTTGTTCAGCCTCTCCAGCAGGTGCTCACAGTGATGGGAATACTGCATTTTGACAACGCGCTGCACACACTTTCTGATCTGcgaaagcaaaagaaaaaaaaaatcaatttatatGCAAGATTTCACCTTTTTTACCCCTTAACAGAGTTAGCGATCACAGAGGAGTGTCCGAACAGCGTCCTCGCTCCGGGCAGCccggcagcagcagggacagcgagctggtggctgctgctcGACCCGGGAGCGCGGGCAGAGCCCCGAGtgctcccgcccccccgggaTTAGCCCGGCTAAGCCCGGTTCTTCTCACACCGTGTCACCCGAGGCTCGGACCGGCCAGCGCTCATTCCACGGGCGGCTGCTCCCGGGCGCGGCACCGGCGGTCCGGAGCGGTCCCCGGGCCCGGAGCAGCGATCGGGGCACGGGACCCCGCGGACGGGACGGGACAGAACGGGACGGAGCCCGCAGCGCCCTCCCCGCctcgcccggcccggccccgccgcccccgcgcccccggccccgcccgggccGGCCCGAGCGCCGCGGGCCCCGCGCACCTGCGGAGGGCAGAGAGCGCCGAGCGCCGCTCAGGCCGCCATGTCCCGCTGAcgccgccgccgcttccggGACGCGAGTTCCGGCCTCCGCGCCGGGGGCGGCTCGCGAAATTGGGATAAAAACCGGGTTTAATATTCCCGCCGGGCTGCATCGCGGGTTTAACTAAAATAACTGCGGCACGGAGGTTGAGAAGATGAGAGCCGTGCTGCGgtccagagagaaaaaaaaaaaaaagctaaccAGCTAGTGTTTCCGCCCGGTTTCGAACCGGGGACCTTTCGCGTGTTAGGCGAACGTGATAACCACTACACTACGGAAACGCCGCTGGTCGCTGCTTTTCCGGTGACTTCCCTAATTCTTTGAAGTGCCATCCCCGCTGTCCTACCCCACTGTCCCATTCtactgtccccgctgtcccacCTCACCtctccccgctgtcccctccgcGACCTCCGCGCCCCCTCCTGTTCCGTGCTCAGCGGGACCTGCACCCCACGGACCCCGCAAATCCCGCCGGGACCCGCAGCCTCCCCCGACCTCCTGTCCCCCCGCAGCGCCGGCGGGCCACCCCCAGCGCGGGTCTCTGCAGGTGTGCCAGTGCTCTCCGCACACACCAGCAGTGGCAGCATCGGTGGGAAGAAGGAATTTCAAGGAGAAGGGGAATGTTTGGCACTGCTGGCAGGACAGGGACGGGAGATCTGGGAGCCGGGCACAGAGCGTGTGACACCCGGCAGTGTCGGCTCCGCAGgcctctccccagagctccagctggaGAATGGGGAAGTGACTAATCCTCCTGGATTTTCTAGCGCACCAGGAACTGAAATAACAGGAGAGGCTACAGAAGGGAATGTGGTTCTGTCACTTTTTGCAGAGGTTAACATGAGGCAAACTCCAGCTGGTGGAAAGATACATCCTAAAACCTTCCCAGAGGAGCTGAAGTTGGCTGGATTGTGAACAGGTCAAAGGCATTcccagaatttttttccaaaacaaaacacatactTAAATTTTACACATTTCCAATGTCCTTTACCTGGACATCCCCAAAGACGTTGGTGAGATGCCAGAGATGCTGGTGTTGCCATGGAAAAGTGCTTGTCCAATACCACTGCATTTTGTTTGATTCCTGTACTTATTCAGAAAAGCGTGGGATTGTCATGTCCTGGGGAAATAAAtgagctgaggggctgctgtacaaagcattaaagaaaaatgatgTTATGTGTGCCTCAGGCTTAAGGAAGGGATGACTAAGAATCCCAGCAATGTGGAAAAAGCTTTCCACCTTCCATGACATTATGGCTCAGAATCAAGGGTTTAATTGTCCCCAAAGCCTCTTTCACCCTCCTGATTTCggcacagagctgccagggatTGGCAAATTCTGCTCCAAATCTATCATGAATGAATAATCATCATGTTGACATAAGGACTTCCACTCGAGTCCTTTCTTGTATtttctggcagcttctctcCTGGAATTAAGCTGAATACATGGGTCCAGGTGTTGAGGTGAAAGTCAGAGCTTCTCCTAGGAAGATTTCAGTTTGGACAGAAAGCTCCTTGCTTCCCTCGGTGACGTTCAGCCCATGCAGATTACTGTGACAGCGTACAGGGAGGCTGAGCCTACCACAGTGCACAGAAAATGTTTCCAAAGTAGTTGATTTTTATAACAGATTTTCCTTAGCAAataacagattttctttttcctggaaaagaaTCAAAGATTACAGATACCTGGGAGCAAGCAAGGAGAAGCTTGTGTCTGTAGCACACCAGTAAAAATCATAACATCTAGCACAATTTATTCC includes the following:
- the MYNN gene encoding myoneurin; its protein translation is MQYSHHCEHLLERLNKQREAGFLCDCTVVIGEFQFKAHRNVLASFSEYFGAFYRDATDNNVVLDQTQVKADGFQKLLEFIYTGNLNLDSWNVKEIHQAADYLKVEEVVTKCKIKMEDFAFIANPSSTETSSITGNVEMNQQTCLLTLRDYNNREEKEDAAAAELVPPQAKKAALEKKSPQPKKRKKNFSPPKSTENKSLQYQNEVAENTSFEMFLDANKLATHITEQAAQGSDNSELQLAAVVESETLAAQDILAQSMAAKQKRGKPQQSCALKEHCMSNIASDKSTYQLESSGEELDQKFSKAKPVCNTCGKVFSEASSLRRHMRIHKGVKPYVCQLCGKAFTQCNQLKTHVRTHTGEKPYKCELCDKGFAQKCQLVFHSRMHHGEEKPYKCDVCNLQFATSSNLKIHARKHSGEKPYVCDRCGQRFAQASTLTYHVRRHTGEKPYVCDSCGKAFAVSSSLITHSRKHTGEKPYICGICEKSFISSGELNKHFRSHTGERPFICEMCGNSYTDIKNLKKHKTKVHTGPETSPDSTALDNSFNEQESIQSQKSPLSESIDVKPSEMSLALPLPIGTEDHQMLLPVTGSQSPSSETLLRSAVTGYSEPQFIFLQQLY